The following proteins come from a genomic window of Geminicoccaceae bacterium SCSIO 64248:
- a CDS encoding ABC transporter permease — MERSSWQFNVVMMLAWTLVAFLVLPMFVVVPVSVTDQRYLSFPDEGISFQYYWKMVTDPFWRDAILASLRVSVLSALFATILGTLCAIGCWRLTSRFSEFVRLLMLTPIIVPGIVHALAFYRMWIQLGLIDTYTGVILTHTLIGMPYVMIAVSASLANLDIRLEQAARSLGASMSQTVRLVIIPCIMPGIISGAVFAFVISWDELVILLFITSRAIQLLPKSIWDGINDNIDPTVAAVATAMIAFTLLILLGQILVRRRTAARAAP, encoded by the coding sequence ATGGAACGCTCGAGCTGGCAGTTCAACGTCGTGATGATGCTGGCCTGGACGCTGGTCGCGTTCCTCGTCCTGCCGATGTTCGTGGTCGTCCCGGTGTCGGTGACCGACCAGCGCTATCTTTCGTTCCCGGATGAGGGCATCAGCTTCCAATACTATTGGAAGATGGTGACCGACCCGTTCTGGCGCGACGCCATCCTGGCATCCTTGCGGGTCAGCGTCCTTTCCGCCCTGTTCGCGACGATCCTGGGCACGTTGTGCGCCATCGGCTGCTGGCGGCTGACCAGCCGGTTCAGCGAGTTCGTCCGCCTGTTGATGCTGACGCCGATCATCGTCCCGGGCATCGTCCACGCGCTGGCCTTCTACCGCATGTGGATCCAGCTCGGCCTGATCGACACGTATACCGGCGTGATCCTGACCCACACCCTGATCGGCATGCCCTATGTCATGATCGCGGTGTCGGCGTCGCTCGCCAATCTCGACATCCGCCTGGAGCAGGCGGCGCGTTCGCTCGGCGCGTCGATGAGCCAGACGGTGCGCCTGGTCATCATCCCCTGCATCATGCCGGGGATCATCAGCGGCGCGGTCTTCGCCTTCGTGATCTCCTGGGACGAGCTCGTCATCCTGCTGTTCATCACCAGCCGGGCGATTCAGCTTCTGCCGAAATCGATCTGGGACGGCATCAACGACAACATCGATCCGACCGTGGCGGCGGTCGCCACGGCCATGATCGCGTTCACCCTGCTGATCCTGCTGGGCCAGATCCTCGTCCGGCGGCGGACGGCCGCCAGGGCGGCGCCGTAG
- a CDS encoding ABC transporter permease produces the protein MATQNVAAARALDLEPRTLRLPGITWALIGPAVALLLIFYIWPLVQVLLISVTEVDDRAAGMALGNYGLLFVDEGVQRMLWRTAQICVTTTVLTLIGGYIIAYAMVHVTGRQRSFLMFAVLLSFWLSVLIRAFAWIVLLNNNGLAYEAINLFWQPLRDTGIVQGRLQLARTEAGVIIGMVHYMLPYAVLPLFANMQGIDQRVMMAARGLGASPFGAFRRVYLPLSAPGLLGATVLVFVFSLGFFITPSLMGGGKVVMISEYIWFSMEQTLRWGLATMLATTLLIAVMALIALMSRFVDMKQMYGAK, from the coding sequence ATGGCCACGCAGAACGTCGCCGCCGCGCGCGCCCTGGATCTCGAGCCGAGGACGCTGCGCCTGCCCGGCATCACCTGGGCGCTGATCGGTCCGGCCGTCGCCTTGCTCCTGATCTTCTACATCTGGCCGCTGGTCCAGGTGCTCCTGATCAGCGTCACCGAGGTCGACGACCGGGCGGCCGGCATGGCGCTCGGCAATTACGGCCTGCTGTTCGTCGACGAGGGCGTGCAGCGCATGCTCTGGCGCACGGCGCAGATCTGCGTGACCACGACCGTGCTCACCCTGATCGGCGGGTACATCATCGCCTATGCCATGGTCCACGTGACGGGGCGCCAGCGCTCGTTCCTGATGTTCGCCGTGCTCCTGTCGTTCTGGCTCTCGGTCCTGATCCGTGCCTTCGCCTGGATCGTGCTGCTCAACAACAACGGCCTGGCCTACGAGGCGATCAATCTGTTCTGGCAGCCCTTGCGCGACACCGGCATCGTCCAGGGGCGGCTCCAGCTCGCCCGGACCGAGGCGGGCGTGATCATCGGCATGGTGCACTACATGCTGCCCTATGCCGTGCTGCCCCTGTTCGCCAACATGCAGGGCATCGACCAGCGCGTGATGATGGCGGCCCGCGGCCTCGGCGCCAGCCCGTTCGGCGCGTTCCGGCGGGTGTACCTTCCCCTGTCGGCGCCGGGCCTGCTGGGCGCCACCGTCCTGGTCTTTGTGTTCTCGCTCGGGTTCTTCATCACGCCCTCGCTCATGGGCGGCGGCAAGGTCGTGATGATCTCGGAATATATCTGGTTCTCGATGGAGCAGACGCTGCGTTGGGGCCTCGCGACCATGTTGGCGACGACGCTGCTGATCGCCGTCATGGCGCTGATCGCGCTGATGTCGCGCTTCGTCGACATGAAGCAGATGTACGGGGCGAAATAG
- a CDS encoding extracellular solute-binding protein has protein sequence MKTAQPFQADLVELAHELHAKGRISRRDFVAGLAMLGALPTALRAGPAGAQAQELVLCNWGGDAIPFFEESWTAPYTADTGITVVQDGSGPSLGKIRAMVEAGAVAWDVCDSGGGSSIQLGEAGLIREIDYNVVDRSKLFPGHDFRWGQTNYIYSFVLGYDTTEFGDNPPTSWADFFNLDDFPGPRSLRKDVLAHVEIALMGAGVPKDEIYPITPDKEKLAFEMFEKIKADTIFWNSGAESQQMMRDRSVVMGCFWNTRLKVIHEETEGEWDWTWNQGMLMPGAWVVPMNNPAGDAIWPFLASTQTPERQVRLFELFANAPANPEAAPLVPPELKKFNATDPDNYAVQLPSSSEYWGANLARVNTTYLDLIAT, from the coding sequence ATGAAGACCGCGCAACCGTTCCAGGCCGACCTCGTCGAGCTCGCCCATGAGCTGCACGCCAAGGGCAGGATCAGCCGGCGCGATTTCGTCGCCGGCCTCGCCATGCTGGGCGCCCTGCCCACCGCGCTGCGCGCAGGCCCGGCCGGCGCGCAGGCGCAGGAACTCGTGCTCTGCAACTGGGGCGGCGACGCCATTCCGTTCTTCGAGGAATCCTGGACGGCGCCCTACACGGCGGACACGGGCATCACCGTCGTCCAGGACGGCAGCGGGCCGAGCCTCGGCAAGATCCGCGCGATGGTCGAGGCGGGCGCGGTCGCCTGGGACGTCTGCGATTCCGGCGGAGGCTCCTCGATCCAGCTCGGCGAGGCCGGCCTGATCCGCGAGATCGACTACAATGTCGTCGACCGCTCCAAGCTGTTCCCCGGCCACGATTTCCGCTGGGGCCAGACCAATTACATCTACAGCTTCGTGCTCGGCTACGACACGACCGAGTTCGGCGACAACCCGCCGACCTCCTGGGCCGATTTCTTCAATCTCGACGACTTTCCGGGACCACGCTCGCTGCGCAAGGACGTCCTGGCCCATGTCGAGATCGCCCTGATGGGCGCCGGCGTGCCGAAGGACGAGATCTATCCGATCACGCCCGACAAGGAGAAGCTCGCCTTCGAGATGTTCGAGAAGATCAAGGCCGACACGATCTTCTGGAATTCGGGCGCCGAGAGCCAGCAGATGATGCGCGACCGGTCCGTGGTCATGGGCTGCTTCTGGAACACGCGCCTCAAGGTCATCCACGAGGAGACCGAGGGCGAGTGGGACTGGACCTGGAACCAGGGCATGCTGATGCCCGGCGCCTGGGTCGTGCCCATGAACAACCCGGCCGGCGACGCCATCTGGCCGTTCCTCGCCTCGACCCAGACGCCCGAGCGCCAAGTCAGGCTGTTCGAGCTGTTCGCCAACGCCCCGGCCAATCCCGAGGCGGCGCCGCTCGTGCCGCCCGAGCTCAAGAAGTTCAACGCGACCGACCCCGACAACTACGCCGTCCAGCTCCCGAGCAGCAGCGAATACTGGGGCGCCAATCTCGCGCGCGTGAACACGACCTATCTCGACCTGATCGCCACCTGA
- a CDS encoding extracellular solute-binding protein — MRLPSFQSDVVDLARDLHAQGRIGRRDMLQGLALMSALPALLRSGVSYAQAREIVVCNWGGDAMTHMATAWGDPYEADTGVKVVFDGTGPSEGKIKAMVEANAAAWDVGDADVGSAILLGNEGFLRPVDYTVVDRNQILPGMAVECGFANYLYSFVLGYDTTEFGDNPPTSWADFFNLDDFPGPRAMRKEVLAQIEIALMGAGVPKDEIYPITPDKEKLAFEMIGKIKDDTIFWSSGAESQQFMRQQEVVMGVFWNTRLKVIHEETEGAWDWTWNQGMVSPGGWIVPKGNPAGDAIWPFLASTLIPERQVKLFELFANAPSNPAAAALVPAELKKFNATDPDNYALQLPTDDAWYGKEFSRINTVFLDLIAT; from the coding sequence ATGAGGCTGCCTTCGTTCCAGAGCGATGTGGTGGATCTCGCCCGCGACCTGCACGCACAGGGCCGCATCGGCCGGCGCGACATGCTGCAGGGCCTGGCGCTCATGAGCGCGCTGCCGGCTCTTCTGCGATCGGGCGTCTCCTACGCCCAGGCGAGGGAGATCGTCGTCTGCAACTGGGGCGGCGACGCCATGACCCATATGGCGACGGCCTGGGGCGATCCCTACGAAGCGGACACCGGCGTCAAGGTCGTCTTCGACGGCACGGGTCCGAGCGAGGGCAAGATCAAGGCGATGGTCGAGGCGAATGCCGCCGCCTGGGACGTCGGCGACGCGGATGTCGGCAGCGCGATCCTTCTCGGCAACGAGGGCTTCCTGCGTCCCGTCGACTACACGGTGGTCGACAGGAACCAGATCCTTCCCGGCATGGCCGTCGAATGCGGTTTCGCGAACTATCTCTACAGCTTCGTGCTGGGCTACGACACGACCGAGTTCGGCGACAACCCGCCGACCTCCTGGGCCGATTTCTTCAATCTCGACGACTTTCCGGGGCCGCGCGCCATGCGCAAGGAGGTCCTGGCCCAGATCGAGATCGCCCTGATGGGCGCCGGCGTGCCGAAGGACGAGATCTATCCGATCACGCCCGACAAGGAGAAGCTTGCCTTCGAGATGATCGGGAAGATCAAGGACGACACGATCTTCTGGAGCTCCGGCGCCGAGAGCCAGCAGTTCATGCGCCAGCAGGAGGTCGTCATGGGCGTGTTCTGGAACACGCGCCTCAAGGTCATCCACGAGGAGACCGAGGGCGCGTGGGACTGGACATGGAACCAGGGCATGGTCTCGCCCGGCGGCTGGATCGTGCCCAAGGGCAATCCCGCAGGCGACGCCATCTGGCCCTTCCTCGCCTCCACCCTGATTCCCGAGCGCCAGGTCAAGCTCTTCGAGCTGTTCGCCAACGCGCCGTCCAATCCGGCGGCGGCGGCGCTGGTCCCGGCCGAGCTCAAGAAGTTCAACGCGACCGATCCCGACAACTACGCCCTGCAATTGCCGACCGACGATGCCTGGTACGGCAAGGAGTTCAGCCGGATCAACACGGTCTTTCTCGACCTGATCGCGACCTGA
- a CDS encoding ABC transporter ATP-binding protein, with protein MTAHALRVDQLEKRYGEVAAVDGVSLDVGHGEFLTLLGPSGSGKTTILMAVAGFVEPTRGTILVDGRAITPLPPEKRNFGMVFQGYALFPHLSVFDNVGFPLRVRGVGKAQAGERIRTALDLVQLGHLADRMPRQLSGGQQQRVALARALVFDPDILLLDEPLSALDKKLRADLQWELKALHERLGTTFIYVTHDQEEALSMSDRIAIMRDGRLAQEGTPDDLYERPRSRFVADFLGKSNFFEGTVSERQADRFAYRIGGHVFEQAGEAAPGETVLIALRPEKIDLTSERPSDRANVLRADVRSANYYGTSFQLKVVAEDIGEVTVSTAAFKRAFDPYPGREIWLAWDPDASVVLREH; from the coding sequence ATGACGGCCCACGCCCTTCGCGTCGACCAGCTCGAGAAGCGCTACGGCGAGGTCGCCGCCGTCGACGGCGTCAGCCTTGACGTCGGACACGGCGAGTTCCTCACGCTCCTGGGCCCCTCCGGGTCCGGCAAGACCACGATCCTCATGGCGGTGGCGGGCTTCGTCGAGCCGACCCGCGGCACCATCCTTGTCGATGGCCGCGCGATCACGCCGCTGCCGCCGGAGAAACGCAATTTCGGCATGGTCTTCCAGGGCTACGCGCTGTTTCCGCATCTCTCGGTGTTCGACAATGTCGGCTTCCCCCTGCGAGTGCGGGGCGTCGGCAAGGCGCAGGCGGGCGAGCGGATCAGGACCGCCCTGGATCTCGTCCAACTCGGCCATCTGGCCGACCGGATGCCGCGCCAGCTCTCCGGCGGTCAGCAACAGCGGGTCGCCCTGGCCCGCGCGCTCGTCTTCGACCCGGACATCCTGCTGCTCGACGAGCCCCTGTCCGCGCTCGACAAGAAGCTGCGCGCCGACCTGCAGTGGGAGTTGAAGGCCCTGCACGAGCGGCTGGGCACGACCTTCATCTACGTGACGCACGACCAGGAGGAAGCCCTCTCGATGTCGGACCGGATCGCGATCATGCGCGACGGCCGGCTCGCTCAGGAAGGCACGCCTGACGACCTCTACGAGCGTCCGCGATCGCGCTTCGTTGCCGACTTCCTGGGCAAGAGCAACTTTTTCGAAGGCACCGTGAGCGAGCGGCAGGCGGATCGCTTCGCCTACCGGATCGGCGGCCACGTCTTCGAGCAGGCCGGCGAGGCCGCGCCGGGCGAGACGGTCCTGATCGCGCTTCGGCCCGAGAAGATCGACCTGACGAGCGAGCGCCCGTCGGACCGTGCGAACGTGCTCAGGGCCGACGTCCGGAGTGCCAACTATTACGGCACCTCCTTCCAGCTCAAGGTCGTGGCCGAGGACATCGGCGAGGTGACGGTCTCCACGGCGGCGTTCAAGCGCGCCTTCGATCCTTATCCCGGCCGCGAGATCTGGCTTGCGTGGGACCCGGACGCTTCCGTTGTGCTGCGGGAGCACTGA
- a CDS encoding alanine/glycine:cation symporter family protein: MRLLAVFLACLALAPAAALGQDAAPASVDERISAAISPITDAIAGVIFYSVPIAGTDFPLIVGWLIVAATVFTLYFGFVQLRRFGHAIRLVKGDFANPNDAGEVSHFQALATALSGTVGLGNIAGVAVAISLGGPGATFWMILAGMLGMASKFTECTLGVKYRNEHPDGSVSGGPMYYLSKGLAEKGMPGFGRLMAFLFSIFCVLASVGAGNMFQANQALQQVVSITGGADSIFAANGWLFGLIVALILGFVIIGGIKSIARVTDKIVPFMAVLYVLASLIIILGHIGQVGDAFASIFAGAFTGEGVAGGVIGALIQGFRRAAFSNEAGIGSASIAHSAVRTKEPITEGYVALLEPFIDTVVICTMTALVIIITDNAFNTEASGVALTSAAYASVFSWFPYVLSVAVVLFAFSTMLSWSYYGLKAWTYLTGESVAMEVVFKLLFCLCVILGSTMSLDAVIDFSDAMLFAMAIPNVIGLYILMPVVREEMGSYQGKLDRGEIVAVA; encoded by the coding sequence ATGCGACTTCTTGCAGTTTTCCTCGCCTGCCTGGCTCTCGCGCCTGCGGCAGCCCTCGGGCAGGACGCCGCTCCCGCGAGCGTCGACGAGCGGATCAGCGCTGCGATCTCCCCGATCACCGATGCGATTGCCGGCGTGATCTTCTACTCGGTCCCGATTGCCGGCACCGACTTTCCCTTGATCGTCGGCTGGCTGATCGTCGCCGCGACGGTCTTCACCCTTTATTTCGGCTTCGTCCAGCTGCGAAGGTTCGGCCACGCCATCCGCCTGGTGAAGGGCGACTTCGCGAATCCGAACGACGCCGGCGAGGTCTCGCACTTCCAGGCGCTCGCCACCGCGCTCTCCGGCACGGTCGGCCTCGGCAACATCGCGGGCGTCGCCGTCGCGATCTCGCTGGGCGGCCCCGGCGCCACCTTCTGGATGATCCTGGCCGGCATGCTCGGCATGGCCTCGAAGTTCACCGAGTGCACCCTGGGCGTCAAATACCGCAACGAGCACCCCGACGGGTCGGTATCGGGCGGCCCGATGTACTATCTGTCGAAAGGGCTGGCCGAGAAGGGGATGCCGGGCTTCGGCCGTCTCATGGCCTTCCTGTTCTCCATTTTCTGCGTTCTCGCCTCGGTCGGCGCCGGCAACATGTTCCAGGCCAACCAGGCCCTGCAGCAGGTGGTGAGCATCACCGGCGGCGCGGACAGCATCTTCGCCGCGAACGGCTGGCTGTTCGGCCTGATCGTCGCGCTCATCCTGGGCTTCGTCATCATCGGCGGCATCAAGTCCATCGCACGCGTCACCGACAAGATCGTGCCCTTCATGGCGGTGCTCTACGTCCTGGCCAGCCTGATCATCATCCTTGGCCATATCGGCCAGGTCGGCGACGCGTTCGCTTCGATCTTCGCCGGCGCATTCACCGGCGAGGGCGTGGCCGGCGGCGTGATCGGCGCGCTGATCCAGGGTTTCCGCCGTGCCGCCTTCTCGAACGAGGCGGGCATCGGCTCGGCCTCGATCGCCCACTCGGCCGTGCGCACCAAGGAGCCGATCACCGAGGGCTATGTCGCGCTGCTCGAGCCCTTCATCGACACGGTCGTGATCTGCACCATGACCGCGCTCGTCATCATCATCACCGACAACGCCTTCAATACCGAGGCGTCCGGCGTCGCGCTCACCTCGGCGGCCTATGCCAGCGTGTTCAGCTGGTTCCCCTACGTCCTGTCGGTCGCGGTGGTGCTGTTCGCGTTCTCGACCATGTTGTCCTGGTCGTATTACGGCCTGAAGGCCTGGACCTACCTGACCGGCGAGTCCGTGGCGATGGAGGTCGTCTTCAAGCTCCTCTTCTGCCTGTGCGTCATCCTGGGATCGACCATGTCGCTGGACGCGGTGATCGACTTTTCCGACGCGATGCTCTTCGCCATGGCCATTCCGAACGTGATCGGCCTCTACATCCTGATGCCGGTCGTCCGGGAGGAGATGGGCAGCTATCAGGGCAAGCTCGATCGCGGCGAGATCGTCGCGGTCGCCTGA
- a CDS encoding universal stress protein, translating to MTELFIVGFDGTEPSERAARYAAVRAKAEGANLHLLHVLEWSPYSFLTQDELHDRHRRRNAELARAATIVEPMEQEIQAAGVTVTSEVRHGHAATVMCEVAKTTGATQMFVGRTGSSSLAERLLGGLTFTLVQASPVPVTVVP from the coding sequence ATGACGGAACTGTTCATCGTCGGTTTCGACGGCACCGAGCCGTCCGAGCGCGCCGCGCGCTATGCGGCCGTCCGCGCCAAGGCCGAAGGGGCGAACCTGCATCTTCTGCACGTCCTGGAATGGTCGCCGTACAGCTTCCTGACCCAGGACGAGCTGCACGACCGGCATCGGCGGCGGAACGCCGAGTTGGCGCGCGCCGCGACCATCGTCGAGCCCATGGAACAGGAGATCCAGGCGGCGGGCGTGACGGTCACGTCCGAAGTGCGGCACGGTCACGCGGCGACCGTGATGTGCGAGGTCGCGAAGACGACCGGCGCGACGCAGATGTTCGTCGGACGGACGGGCAGCTCGTCTCTTGCCGAACGCCTGCTGGGCGGCCTGACCTTCACTCTGGTCCAGGCGTCGCCGGTCCCCGTCACCGTGGTTCCTTGA
- a CDS encoding extensin family protein → MLSVLCGGMLALAGCGGGGRGRGGGTRQVRLPAAEAYRLLAATGARFDRVSSAGRGSCVIPAPVRLRSLPIATMSSPVLTSANLAVALARFEVQAIQPLAVKWLGAQVRTIGHYGSYACRSMTGNGRRLSLHATGEAIDLASFTLTDGRVIRVKEAWEDGTRAERRFVQDLAAYACRYFSVVLTPHSDSDHLDHLHLDIGPWTLCSL, encoded by the coding sequence ATGCTCAGCGTGTTGTGCGGCGGCATGCTCGCTCTGGCGGGATGCGGCGGCGGCGGACGCGGGCGGGGCGGCGGAACCCGCCAGGTCCGCCTGCCGGCGGCCGAAGCCTACCGGCTGCTCGCCGCGACCGGCGCGCGCTTCGACCGGGTGTCGTCGGCCGGACGGGGCAGTTGCGTCATACCCGCTCCGGTCCGGCTGCGCAGCCTGCCCATCGCGACGATGTCGTCGCCCGTGCTGACCAGCGCAAACCTCGCCGTCGCGCTCGCCCGATTCGAGGTCCAGGCGATCCAGCCTCTCGCCGTGAAGTGGCTGGGGGCGCAGGTGCGGACGATCGGGCATTACGGCAGCTATGCCTGCCGCTCCATGACCGGCAATGGCCGCCGCCTCAGCCTGCACGCCACCGGCGAAGCGATCGATCTCGCCAGCTTCACCCTCACGGACGGGCGGGTCATCCGTGTGAAGGAGGCCTGGGAAGACGGCACACGGGCGGAGCGCCGCTTCGTCCAGGACCTGGCGGCCTATGCCTGCCGCTATTTCAGCGTGGTCCTGACGCCCCATTCCGACAGCGATCACCTCGACCACCTGCATCTCGACATCGGTCCGTGGACGTTGTGCAGCCTCTGA
- a CDS encoding DedA family protein — protein MLRSLYDWTMAQAAKPHALWILAAISFIESSIFPIPPDVLLIPLILAQRQRAWWIALVCTVASVLGGYAGYAVGYFLFEAIGQPILQLYGYLDRFQEFQGWYNEFGAWIVFTAGLTPFPYKVITIASGVTALDPFTFGLASVASRGLRFFAVAALLYWFGPPIKRFIDRNLGWLTVLFCVLLFGGFAVLKFL, from the coding sequence TTGCTTCGTAGCCTGTATGACTGGACCATGGCGCAGGCCGCCAAGCCGCACGCCCTGTGGATCCTGGCCGCCATCTCATTCATCGAAAGCTCCATCTTTCCCATTCCGCCCGATGTCCTGCTGATCCCGCTCATCCTGGCGCAGCGGCAGCGGGCCTGGTGGATCGCCCTGGTCTGCACCGTCGCCTCGGTGCTGGGCGGCTACGCGGGCTATGCCGTCGGCTATTTCCTGTTCGAGGCGATCGGCCAGCCCATCCTGCAACTCTATGGGTACCTCGACCGCTTCCAGGAGTTCCAGGGCTGGTACAACGAATTCGGCGCGTGGATCGTGTTCACGGCCGGCCTCACGCCCTTTCCCTACAAGGTGATCACCATTGCGAGCGGCGTCACCGCGCTCGATCCGTTCACGTTCGGCTTGGCCTCCGTCGCCTCGCGCGGCCTGCGCTTCTTCGCCGTCGCCGCGCTGCTCTACTGGTTCGGCCCGCCGATCAAGAGGTTCATCGACCGCAATCTCGGCTGGCTCACCGTCCTGTTCTGCGTCCTCCTGTTCGGCGGCTTCGCCGTGCTGAAGTTCCTGTAG
- a CDS encoding disulfide bond formation protein B: MAIQTDRSASPARLASDQLVAGAVLLGSAALLLGALGFQYLGGLAPCPLCVWQRVPHAVVIVLLLSSFFRLSTRLALALAALALLVGAGIAGYHVGVEQGLLTSSCDGGLGATSLEDLRAQVMAQSGPACSQVAWSLFGVSMAGWNLVASLGLAALAVFGLFRRPGAA; encoded by the coding sequence ATGGCCATCCAGACCGACCGATCCGCTTCCCCGGCACGCCTCGCCTCCGACCAGCTTGTCGCCGGTGCCGTCCTGCTGGGCTCGGCGGCGCTGTTGCTGGGCGCGCTCGGCTTCCAGTATCTCGGCGGCCTCGCGCCATGCCCCCTTTGCGTCTGGCAGCGCGTACCGCATGCCGTCGTGATCGTCCTCCTTCTCTCGTCCTTCTTCCGCCTCTCGACCCGGCTCGCCCTGGCGCTGGCGGCGTTGGCCCTCCTGGTCGGAGCGGGCATTGCCGGCTACCATGTCGGGGTGGAGCAGGGGCTTCTCACCAGCTCCTGCGACGGCGGTCTCGGCGCGACCTCGCTCGAGGATCTGCGCGCGCAGGTCATGGCGCAGAGCGGCCCGGCCTGCTCTCAGGTCGCGTGGTCGCTGTTCGGCGTCTCGATGGCCGGCTGGAACCTGGTCGCCTCGCTCGGACTCGCGGCGCTCGCCGTTTTCGGCCTGTTCCGCCGTCCCGGCGCGGCCTGA
- a CDS encoding aldehyde dehydrogenase family protein produces MLHKNLIAGEWTEGGDVSRNINPSDLSDVVGEYTRADAKQLDDAVAAAKAAFPAWSRSNIQQRATILDTISREIAARADELGRLLAREEGKTLPEAKAEVGRAAQIFNFFSGECLRLSGEKIASVRPGIDVEITREPMGVVGLITPWNFPIAIPAWKIAPALAYGNCVVMKPADLVPGSAWALAEIIHKAGVPAGVFNLVMGSGRVVGEALINHKDIAAVSFTGSVDTGKHVAAACAARLCKVQLEMGGKNPLVVMDDADLNTAVAAAVNGAYFSTGQRCTASSRLIVQSGIHDRFVGTMIERLQKLKVDNAVADGVEMGPVVDQKQLDQDLSYVDIARGEGAKLAWGGERLNRETEGFYMQPAVFTETDNTMRINREEVFGPVASVIRVDDYDQALATANDTPFGLVAGICTTSLKFASDFKRNSEAGMVMVNLPTAGVDYHVPFGGRKGSSYGSREQGRYAAEFYTTVKTAYVLPV; encoded by the coding sequence ATGCTGCACAAGAATCTCATCGCGGGCGAGTGGACGGAAGGCGGTGATGTCTCGCGCAACATCAACCCCTCCGATCTGTCCGACGTCGTAGGCGAGTACACACGCGCCGACGCCAAGCAGCTCGACGATGCCGTCGCCGCCGCCAAGGCCGCGTTCCCGGCCTGGTCGCGCTCGAACATCCAGCAGCGGGCCACCATTCTCGACACGATCTCCCGCGAGATCGCCGCGCGCGCCGACGAACTCGGCCGCCTGCTCGCGCGCGAGGAAGGCAAGACCCTGCCCGAGGCGAAGGCCGAGGTCGGTCGCGCCGCGCAGATCTTCAATTTCTTCTCGGGCGAGTGCCTGCGCCTGTCTGGCGAGAAGATTGCCTCGGTCCGGCCGGGCATCGACGTCGAGATCACCCGCGAGCCGATGGGGGTCGTCGGGCTGATCACGCCCTGGAACTTCCCGATCGCCATCCCGGCCTGGAAGATCGCGCCGGCCTTGGCCTACGGTAACTGCGTGGTCATGAAGCCGGCCGACCTGGTGCCGGGTTCGGCCTGGGCGCTCGCCGAGATCATCCACAAGGCCGGGGTGCCGGCCGGGGTGTTCAACCTGGTCATGGGCAGCGGCCGGGTGGTCGGCGAGGCGTTGATCAACCACAAGGACATCGCCGCCGTCAGCTTCACGGGCTCGGTCGACACGGGCAAGCACGTCGCCGCCGCGTGCGCCGCGCGCCTGTGTAAGGTCCAGCTCGAGATGGGCGGCAAGAACCCGCTTGTGGTGATGGACGACGCCGACCTGAACACCGCGGTCGCCGCCGCGGTCAACGGCGCCTACTTCTCGACCGGCCAGCGCTGCACGGCGTCGTCGCGCCTGATCGTCCAGTCCGGCATCCACGACCGCTTCGTCGGCACGATGATCGAGCGGCTGCAGAAGCTGAAGGTCGACAACGCCGTGGCCGATGGCGTCGAGATGGGGCCGGTCGTCGACCAGAAGCAGCTCGACCAGGATCTCAGCTATGTCGACATCGCGCGCGGCGAAGGCGCCAAGCTCGCCTGGGGCGGCGAGCGGCTGAACCGTGAGACGGAAGGCTTCTACATGCAGCCGGCCGTGTTCACCGAGACCGACAACACGATGCGCATCAACCGCGAGGAGGTCTTCGGACCAGTCGCGTCGGTCATTCGCGTCGACGACTACGACCAGGCGCTCGCCACGGCCAACGACACGCCGTTCGGCCTGGTCGCCGGCATCTGCACCACGTCCTTGAAGTTCGCCAGCGACTTCAAGCGCAACAGCGAGGCCGGCATGGTCATGGTCAACCTGCCGACGGCGGGCGTCGACTATCACGTGCCGTTCGGCGGCCGGAAGGGCAGCTCCTACGGCTCGCGCGAGCAGGGCCGCTACGCCGCCGAGTTCTACACCACGGTCAAGACCGCTTACGTCCTCCCGGTCTGA